A genomic stretch from bacterium includes:
- a CDS encoding Lrp/AsnC family transcriptional regulator, which produces MTSVPPLCLLHEQVGSRIFRNMLTMTNLILYYCLIMKYYSFDDIDLEILSILQENADIPDKHLAKRVGLSPSSVLARLRKLKKEGIIKRYVAILDEEKLQKSTVAYAFVTLARHEVEIAQSFVKKIRENPYVMECSHITGKADYLLRVVAKDIPQYREILMERIVPMKEIASVQTWFVLKTEKRETRLPIYGDLLYAKGEKE; this is translated from the coding sequence TTGACGAGCGTCCCGCCCCTTTGCTTGCTGCATGAGCAAGTTGGGAGCCGTATCTTCCGGAATATGTTGACAATGACGAATTTAATTCTATATTATTGCTTAATTATGAAATATTATTCCTTTGACGACATTGATCTCGAAATCCTGAGCATCCTCCAGGAAAATGCGGACATCCCTGACAAGCACCTCGCGAAGAGGGTTGGCCTTTCACCTTCCTCCGTTCTTGCACGTCTGCGGAAATTGAAGAAGGAGGGGATCATCAAGCGGTACGTGGCCATCCTCGACGAGGAGAAATTGCAGAAATCGACGGTGGCGTACGCATTCGTAACACTCGCCAGGCATGAAGTTGAGATCGCGCAATCCTTTGTGAAAAAGATCCGGGAGAACCCTTACGTCATGGAATGCTCCCACATCACCGGGAAAGCGGATTACTTGTTGAGAGTGGTGGCCAAGGACATTCCCCAGTATCGGGAGATCCTGATGGAGCGGATCGTCCCCATGAAGGAAATCGCGTCCGTCCAGACCTGGTTCGTACTGAAAACGGAAAAGAGGGAGACAAGGCTGCCCATCTACGGTGATCTCCTCTATGCGAAGGGAGAGAAGGAGTGA